GGCGGCTAGCAGTTCGTTGACCCAGCCACCGGCGGCGTTGACCACCACCCTGGCACGAATATCGAAGGTCGCCCCGCTGAGCGAGTCGCGAGCGTGCACACCTATCACCCGCCCCTCTTTGCATAACAGGCGGGTAGCTTCCACGTAATTGGCAAGCTGCGCCCCCTCTCTTGCCGCCGAAAACAAGAAACCCAAAGTTACGCGCTCAGAGTTGTACATCTGCGCATCGGTCCAGCACGCCCCACCGGTGACCCCAGCGGGGTCGATGCCAGGCAAAAGTTCCAGCACCTGCTTGCGGGAGATCACCCGCCCAGCGGGGATCCACTTGTCTGGGTCCGCAAGGCGGTTGCGATCAAAGCTGAGGAGGTCATTGGCCAGAAGACCAAGGCGCATCACCTCACTTCCCTTCATCAGGTGGCCGTAGGTGGGCATCACGCACGGGAGGGGATGAACCAAGTGGGGCGCGATGCTGAGGAGGATACGGCGCTCCCTGACGGACTCGCGCACCCGCTTCAGGTCCAGATGCTGGAGGTAACGCAGGCCACCGTGGATAATCTTCAGGCTGTTGGCAGAGGTACCGGACGCAAAATCGCCGCGTTCAATGAGCGCGACCGACAGCCCACGGAGCGATGCTTCCCAGGCGGCGGTGGCCCCATAGATCCCCCCACCGATGATGAGCACATCAAAAACGTGGTCGGACAGTGCTTGCGGATTCCGTTCCATGCAATCAGAGCTCTCCTTTACCAGAACCGAATGACCCAAACCGTTTTTTGAGCATCAACGATGGTGTCTGGATGGACCATCCACCACCTGTTCCAGCAGGGTGCGAAGCTTATCATGGTATACAGCAGGGCTGTAACGCTCCTCGGCAAGTGCTCGTGCCGCACGCGCCAGCCGCGTGGCCAGGGCCGCGTCGCCCAGCACGCTCACAATGCCGTCCGCCAGCGCAGTAGGCGAGATACCCGTCAGCATGGCCACCCGGTTGTTCAAGACCTGCGTGTGGGTGAGGTGATCAGTGGCCACAATGGGCACGCCGGAGCGCAGGTAAGAGTAGATTTTGAGCGGCGTGTTCGTCCCTTCGAAGCGGGGGCTTACCAGCACGTCGGCCACCCGGTAAAAGTCCTTGATGCGCTCTGGGGGCACTGCCCCTGCAAAAAGGCAGTGAGCGCTAACGCCGCGCTCCTCAGCTTGTCGACGATAGTGAGTGACCTGCTCCGGCCTGCCCCCCACCAACAGAAAGAGCGCGGTAGGAAATCGTCGGACCACTTCAGCCGCCGCGTCAATGAGCAGGTCAATGCCCTGATATGGCTCAAATGTCCCCGTATAGAGCACCACCCTGCGTCCGTCAAGGTGGTACTGCCGGCGCAATTCCTCAGGGCTCTTGCGCACCGAGTTGGGCGGGTCGGCCACTTCAAGAACGTTTTCGATAACTGTGATCGGGGTGCAGGGCGCCACCGTGGCAGCGTGCCGAGCCAACTCTGGACAAATGGCAATTACGCCCCGAGCATTCCGCAGGGTCTTCTTCTCCGCCCAGCGGAAGAATCCCAGGGCCAAGCCCGAAGTGGTATATCGGAAATTCACAAGTTGCTGGGGGAGGCTGGAATGCATGTCGTACAGATGGGGTATGCCGCGCCACTTTGCCAGAACTGCGCCCCAGAAGCAAGCCTCCTCATGGGAATGAATCAGGTCATAACGAGTGTGGAGCACCATGCGCACCGACCAAGGGATCATCCACACCAGATCCAGGAGCAGCTTCTCTTTCGATGGCCCAACACGTGCGCCTCGGACAAAGGGCAGCCTAGGGATGCGTACGATGCGCACGTTGGGGTGGCTGATGTCGCGGCCGAAAGGGTAGGTGAGCAAGTCCACATGATGCCCCATGTCGGCCAAGGCGCGCAGGCGATGGAGCGAGCTAAAAGAAGTACCACGGGGTTCAAAGAATGGCTGTGGCAAAAGCATCAAGATCTTCACCGCCCACACCTCACTTTCCGCGCTAGCGCCCCGGGGCCTCCCTCCAGATGAGGATACCAGCAGCACAACGGCGTACCTTCTGTTCCCCTTGCAGCAGGGTGCCCAGACGACTCGGCACAGAGTGAAACCACTGCCTTATTCTCTCGCGATCCCCCTTCTGGCAAAGACCTTCCCCACGATGCGCTTAACAGTGACCAAGGTGATAGGCGAGAGAGTCCTTGGCTGCCTCGGGAGCGCAGGTGGCTGCTCCAGCTCATAGACTGCCACCCGAATTGCCCCTAGTGACCTCCACACCACAGCATTGCGTGTGCCCTTTCCCGTGACGCGACAGAATTGGGCAAACACGTCGTGCCGGGCATCGCCACGAGAGGTTTGTGCTCGGCACCTTCTGACAGGTCACACTGTGGACGCACGACAACAACCCAACGACAGCGTCGGCACATCACGCTATTACCTCAGCCCGCTACCCGCAAAGTGGCTTCTAAAGGTCCGTCTTGCACCGAGTTCGCGCGCACCTTCCGTGCAAGGGGCTTCCCCAACAGGATACATCCCGTTCTATAATGAAACTCAATCTCGCTCGCATGGAGAAGACGGGAGCGTAGGCCTGTCAGCGCCAGCCTCCGCACCGCAGCAGTCAACGGACCAAGCGCTCCCATCTGTCGGGTGCGGCGTGGCCTGCGCCAGCAGCCGAACCGTTCACGTCCCCTTTTCGGGGTGGGTCTCGAAGGGAGCCGTCACACTTGACCCCCACCGCCAGCGGAAGGACCTGCGTCCCCCCGCGGCAGAAGCAGGCCGTTCAGTGCCAGGAAAGGCCGGCTCACTCCTTGCCTGTGGACTCATCCAGTTTCCGCTGCAGCTGTTCAATCCTCTCGCGGAACCGGGGGTTGTCTGGGTGCTTGCGTGCCAGAATCGTAAATACACTGATGGCCTTTGCATATTGGCCCTGGGCCGCATAAATCTCACCCAGCGTAGGCGTGACGATACGTTCTTCTTCGGCAGTGGGCTCCTGGGGCGTAGGAGCCGGCGCAGGAGGCTCTTCTGCCAGCGCCTCCGGGACAGGAGGTGGCTCCTCCACCCTCTCGAACAGCTGCTCACTCACAGACTCAGAAGTGCTTGGTTCGACTGGAGGTTCCTCGATCCTTGGCTCAAGTTCCTCCAGGCCAGTTTCAGGCGCCTCCGACTCGGGCCAAAAAAACTCCTGGATGTCCACAGCTTCAGACTCGGGAGTTTCCTCCTCTTCCACCGTTGCAGGAGGGGGTTGCTCCTCGTGAAAGATGTCGTCCAGGATGTACGAGAACCGGTCCTCTACCGCGTCAGGCTGAGGGCTTAAGGTCGGCGTTTCGGCGGCGGTGCTTGAAGGCGCCGGCGCGGCGGCTTCCTCCTCGGAGGGAGAGAGCCTGTGTTGGCGCATAGCGTTGTATGCGGCGCGCACATCTTCATCCCAAGGGTCCAGGTTCAAGAGCTCCGCGTAACTCAGCTCCGCCGGTTCGTCCTTGCCCACGCTGTGCTGCAAGTCTCCATAACACTTCCACGCCAGAGGGTGGCGCGGGTCCTGGTCCAGGAGCGCCTTGAGCGCGTGTAAGGCTTTGGTCTGTTCGCGTTGCGCAATGAAGGCCCTTGCCAGCACCAGCCTGCCAGTGACGTAGCGAGGGTGGTACTTCAGGCCCTGTTCGCACACCGCCACCGCTTTGTCCGGCCTGCCGACGGCGATGTATGCATCAGCCAGTCGGGCAAAGCGCATGGAGTCCGGGTGCTGAGCAAGCACCGGTTCAAGCTCGGCTATGATTTCTTGTGCAATGTGTGGAGGTGTTGTCATATGTGCATCCCCGCCTTAGATCGAGTACCCCTTCTGACCCTCTGCGGCCCCACCTCGACCGCCACGGTTTTTCATACAGCAGAAGGGTCCTATGTGCTGACAACTTCCTGCAGGGAAGCCTCCGCCCTACCACCCTGCTACGGTTCTGTTCAGGATCTCAGTGACCAGCTTGCGAATAGCTTCACTCACCCCCTCCTGGCGCGCGGCGGTGCCACCCGCATTCGGGTCGTATGCCCCCCACTGGGTCAAGCGATCCTTCCAGACCTCTTGGTTCTTCTTCACGTCAAAGTAACGCACGTCCACCGTAATGTAAACCTTCAGCTCCTGTACCATCTCCTGCTTGTCATAGGGGCCAGCCCGGTCGGTCACGGAGACGATGACCCCCTCCAGTATCGAGTCCGCGGCATCTCGCTCTACGATGCGCAGGGTGTTGTCGCGCGTGAACTCTTGCACCAGGGCCTCGGTCATCTGCTCCCTGATGCCAAACTCGGCGGTGCGGTCTTCGAACAAGGGGATGGCAATGGTCTTGATGTGCGAGGCGCTCCCTGGGGAAAAAGAGTAGTAGGCACAAGACGGCAGCAGCATCGCCACCAGGGCCAGTACAGAAATGTATGGAGCTCTAAAGACCATACTGCTTGATTTTGCGATAGATGGTCCGTTCCGACACGCCCAACAACTTTGCCGCCTTTCGGCGATTATTGTTGGTGGCCTGCAACGCTTTACGAATCGCCTCCCGTTCGCTGTCGCGCAGGGCGTGGACAGTCTCCTCATGCTGCTCGTCTACGGCCACATCCACCACCGGTTCTGGGTGGGCGCCTCGCCATGGCATCAGGCCGCGGGGTGCGATGAGGCCGTCGTAGATGAGCCGGCGCAACTCAGCGATTTCATTGCGCAACTCCACCAACGCGCGGTAGATAAACTCGCGTTCCACCTGTTCCACCGTCTTGCCCACCGGCACGGGCAAACTGCGTTCTCCTTCGCCAGGGGGCAGCAGGTGGCGCGCCAGAACCTGATCGGAGACACGCTTTCCTTTTTCCAACACGATGATGCTCTCCACCAGGTTCTTCAATTGGCGCACATTGCCGGGCCACGGATAGTTTTCCAACATGTGGTAGGCGGATTCAGTGAAGCCCTCAAACTCGATGTGGTTATCGCGACAGAAGCGGCGCACGAATAGATCGACCATTGGTCGAATATCCTCGCGCCGCTCCCGCAAAGGGGGCACGTGAATCGTGACCGCATTCAGCCGGAAGAAGAGGTCTTGGCGGAAAGTGCCTTTCTTGACCTCGGCTTCCAGCTCTTTGTTGGTGGCGGCAATGACCCGCACGTCCACCTTCACCGTGCTACTGCCGCCCACGCGCATGAACTCCTTGTACTCCAGGACGCGCAGGATCTTGACCTGGGTGGCAAGAGGCATTTCGCCGATTTCGTCCAGGAAAATGGTGCCCTTGTCGGCGATCTCAAAGTACCCCTTTCTGGTCCCAATTGCGCCGGTGAAGGAACCTTTCTCGTGTCCGAACAGTTCCGATTCGAGTATCCCCTCTGGGATGGCGCCGCAGTTAACCACCACCAGCGGGTGATCGTTGCGCAGGCTTGCCGCATGAATGGCCTTGGCAATGAGCTCCTTGCCCGTGCCGCTTTCCCCAGTGATGAGCACCGAAATGTCGGTGGGTGCTACCTGCTCCACCGCTCGCAGCACGCGCTGCATCGCCTGGGAGACCGCGACAAAGCCTGTCTCCTCCGCCCAAGACGCCGTTGTCTGCTCCTGGTCGTCCAACGCTCACACCTGTGCCGTCTGCAGCTGCGCTCGGAACCAGGCCACGGTCCGCCGTAGACCCTCATCCAAGCTCACCTCAGGCTCCCACCCCAGTACCTCTTTGGCCTTGGCGATGTTAAGCACGCTCCGCCGCTGCTCGCCCTCTTTTGGCGCATCGTGCACCTCTTTCTGATGCGCGCCACATAGCCCATTGAGTTTGGCAAAGATGGTGTTCACATCCGTCTCGATCCCGGTACCGATGTTGACGTAGTCGCTGCTGGCAGCACCCAAGGCCAGCACGTTGGCCCGCACCACGTCATCGACGTACACATAGTCACGCGTCTGCTTACCATCGCCATGGATGAACGCTTCTTTCCCGGTCAGCAGACGAGTGGTGAAAATGGCGACCACGCCCGCTTCCCCAAAGGGATTCTGGCGCGGACCGTATACATTCGCATAGCGCAGAATGAAGTAGCGCATGCCATAGGTGGTGCCGTAGAAATGAACGTACTTTTCGCACGCCAGCTTGGTGATACCATAGGGGCAGGCAGGCCACGTCGGGTGCTCTTCGTCGGCAGGGAAAACGTTCTGCTCCCCATACACAGCGCCGCCGGTGGAGGCGAGAAGAAAGGTACGCACACCGTAGCGCTTGCAGTTCTGAAGGAGGTTAATGGTGCCCAGTACGTTAACTTGTGCATCATAGATTGGGTCTTCCACCGAGCGCCGCACATCCATCTGCGCCGCATGGTGGTTGACCACGTCAAAGCCCCCTTCGGCAAACACCGTGTTTAGCGCGGCGTCCCGGATGTCCATCTCATAGAAACGCGCCTTGGGGTGGACGTTCTCGCGCCTCCCCGTGCTCAGATTATCCACGACCGTGACTTGGTGACCCTCCGCTATGTACGCATCGACCACATGGCTACCAATGAAACCCGCTCCTCCCGTGACCAGTATCCGCATCTGCTCCGTCCCTTTCCTGCTCTACGTCCGCTGCAACCGTTGCAAAGCGCGCGCGCCGATGTCCTTGCGATAGTAGGCGCCATCAAAGGTGATCTGCTTGACCACGCCGTAGGCGGTGCGGATCGCCTTCGGGATGCTCTCCTCCACGGCCGTGACGCCCAGTACTCGCCCGCCATCGGTGAGCACCTGGCCGTCAGCCATCCTCGTTCCGGCGTGGAAAATGAGTACGTTCTCGGGAAACTGGCGATCCAGGCCGGCAATGGGCTTGCCCTTCTCGTAGGAACCAGGATAGCCTGCAGAGGCGATGACCACGCACACCGCGGCGGCGGTGTTCTCTTTGATGGACACCTTCGCCAGCTCGCCATCAATGGCGGCATTCATGAGCACCAGCAGATCGTCTGCCAAGAGTGGCAACACCGCCTGAGTCTCCGGGTCACCGAAGCGGCAATTGTATTCCAACAGGCGCGGTCCTTGGGGGGTGATCATCAGCCCGAAGTAGAGGACACCGCAATAGGGCCGCCCTTCTTGGAGCATCCCCTGAATAGTGGGTCGCACCAGTTGTTCCTCGATGAGGCGACGTTGCTGCGCATCAACCACAGGCGCAGGCGCATAGGCACCCATGCCGCCGGTGTTGGGGCCCTGGTCTCCATCGAAGAGCCGCTTGTGATCCTGGGCAGGTGCCAGGCAGCGGTAGCTGTCGCCGTCGGTCACTACCAGGAGCGAGGCCTCCTCGCCCTCTAAGAACTCCTCCACCACCACCGTCTCCCCTGCTTGGCCGAAGGCTCGCTGGACCATGATCGCCTCCAAGGCGACGCGGGCTTGCTCGCGGCTCTCGCAGACCACGACGCCCTTGCCGGCAGCCAGGCCGTCGGCTTTGAGCACTACGGGCAGCGGGTGCCGGTCGATGTAACGCCAGGCGGCTTCGGGGTCCGTGAAGGTTGCAAACGCGGCGGTGGGAATGCCATGCCGTCGCGCAAACTCCTTGGCGAAGGCCTTGCTCCCTTCCAGCTCGGCGGCCGCAGCGGTGGGGCCGAAAATGCGCAGGCCGTGGTGCTGGAATTCGTCCACAATGCCGGCGACCAGCGGGGCCTCAGGGCCCACTACCGTCAGGTCGATTCTGCGTCGACGGGCAAATTGCACCAGCCGCCTGATATCGGTGGGCGCAATATCCACGCACTCGGCCACCTGGGCGATGCCCGCGTTGCCAGGCGCGCAGTAGAGCTTGCGCACCTGGTCGCTTTGGGCCAGCTTCCAGACCAGGGCGTGCTCCCTCCCACCTCCTCCGACCACCAGTACCTTCATAGTCTTCGTCCGTGTGTGCGTATTGGGATGGTATCCCCCAGGGCTTAGAATTGCACCTTAAGCTTTCTGCTCCGCCCGCGCAGGGCGTCGATCTGGTCGCGCAATTCTGCGGCGCGCTCGAACTCCAGGCGCCGGGCCGCCTCCATCATCTCCGCCTCCAACTGCTCCAGGAGCTGCTCCCGCTCCATGGGGGTCATCTTCTTCCAGCGCGCAGTCAGCGACTGTGTGCGCTCGGCCTCGCGTGCCCACCTGCTCGCTTTGGCGTCGGCTACCCGCGTAGCGCCCAATACATCTTCCACCGACTTGTATATGGTGGTAGGCGTGATGCCATGTTCCTCGTTGTACTTCTGCTGAATAATGCGCCGGCGGTTGGTCTCCTCAATGGCGCGTTGCATAGAGGAAGTTATCTGGTCAGCGTAGAAGATCACCTTGCCGGCCACGTTGCGCGCCGCCCTTCCAGCAACTTGAATGAGCGAACGCTCAG
This genomic window from candidate division KSB1 bacterium contains:
- a CDS encoding glycosyltransferase, which encodes MKILMLLPQPFFEPRGTSFSSLHRLRALADMGHHVDLLTYPFGRDISHPNVRIVRIPRLPFVRGARVGPSKEKLLLDLVWMIPWSVRMVLHTRYDLIHSHEEACFWGAVLAKWRGIPHLYDMHSSLPQQLVNFRYTTSGLALGFFRWAEKKTLRNARGVIAICPELARHAATVAPCTPITVIENVLEVADPPNSVRKSPEELRRQYHLDGRRVVLYTGTFEPYQGIDLLIDAAAEVVRRFPTALFLLVGGRPEQVTHYRRQAEERGVSAHCLFAGAVPPERIKDFYRVADVLVSPRFEGTNTPLKIYSYLRSGVPIVATDHLTHTQVLNNRVAMLTGISPTALADGIVSVLGDAALATRLARAARALAEERYSPAVYHDKLRTLLEQVVDGPSRHHR
- a CDS encoding tetratricopeptide repeat protein; this translates as MTTPPHIAQEIIAELEPVLAQHPDSMRFARLADAYIAVGRPDKAVAVCEQGLKYHPRYVTGRLVLARAFIAQREQTKALHALKALLDQDPRHPLAWKCYGDLQHSVGKDEPAELSYAELLNLDPWDEDVRAAYNAMRQHRLSPSEEEAAAPAPSSTAAETPTLSPQPDAVEDRFSYILDDIFHEEQPPPATVEEEETPESEAVDIQEFFWPESEAPETGLEELEPRIEEPPVEPSTSESVSEQLFERVEEPPPVPEALAEEPPAPAPTPQEPTAEEERIVTPTLGEIYAAQGQYAKAISVFTILARKHPDNPRFRERIEQLQRKLDESTGKE
- a CDS encoding penicillin-binding protein activator LpoB, whose product is MVFRAPYISVLALVAMLLPSCAYYSFSPGSASHIKTIAIPLFEDRTAEFGIREQMTEALVQEFTRDNTLRIVERDAADSILEGVIVSVTDRAGPYDKQEMVQELKVYITVDVRYFDVKKNQEVWKDRLTQWGAYDPNAGGTAARQEGVSEAIRKLVTEILNRTVAGW
- a CDS encoding sigma-54 dependent transcriptional regulator — protein: MDDQEQTTASWAEETGFVAVSQAMQRVLRAVEQVAPTDISVLITGESGTGKELIAKAIHAASLRNDHPLVVVNCGAIPEGILESELFGHEKGSFTGAIGTRKGYFEIADKGTIFLDEIGEMPLATQVKILRVLEYKEFMRVGGSSTVKVDVRVIAATNKELEAEVKKGTFRQDLFFRLNAVTIHVPPLRERREDIRPMVDLFVRRFCRDNHIEFEGFTESAYHMLENYPWPGNVRQLKNLVESIIVLEKGKRVSDQVLARHLLPPGEGERSLPVPVGKTVEQVEREFIYRALVELRNEIAELRRLIYDGLIAPRGLMPWRGAHPEPVVDVAVDEQHEETVHALRDSEREAIRKALQATNNNRRKAAKLLGVSERTIYRKIKQYGL
- a CDS encoding GDP-mannose 4,6-dehydratase, with product MRILVTGGAGFIGSHVVDAYIAEGHQVTVVDNLSTGRRENVHPKARFYEMDIRDAALNTVFAEGGFDVVNHHAAQMDVRRSVEDPIYDAQVNVLGTINLLQNCKRYGVRTFLLASTGGAVYGEQNVFPADEEHPTWPACPYGITKLACEKYVHFYGTTYGMRYFILRYANVYGPRQNPFGEAGVVAIFTTRLLTGKEAFIHGDGKQTRDYVYVDDVVRANVLALGAASSDYVNIGTGIETDVNTIFAKLNGLCGAHQKEVHDAPKEGEQRRSVLNIAKAKEVLGWEPEVSLDEGLRRTVAWFRAQLQTAQV
- the purD gene encoding phosphoribosylamine--glycine ligase, whose translation is MKVLVVGGGGREHALVWKLAQSDQVRKLYCAPGNAGIAQVAECVDIAPTDIRRLVQFARRRRIDLTVVGPEAPLVAGIVDEFQHHGLRIFGPTAAAAELEGSKAFAKEFARRHGIPTAAFATFTDPEAAWRYIDRHPLPVVLKADGLAAGKGVVVCESREQARVALEAIMVQRAFGQAGETVVVEEFLEGEEASLLVVTDGDSYRCLAPAQDHKRLFDGDQGPNTGGMGAYAPAPVVDAQQRRLIEEQLVRPTIQGMLQEGRPYCGVLYFGLMITPQGPRLLEYNCRFGDPETQAVLPLLADDLLVLMNAAIDGELAKVSIKENTAAAVCVVIASAGYPGSYEKGKPIAGLDRQFPENVLIFHAGTRMADGQVLTDGGRVLGVTAVEESIPKAIRTAYGVVKQITFDGAYYRKDIGARALQRLQRT